From the genome of Papaver somniferum cultivar HN1 chromosome 2, ASM357369v1, whole genome shotgun sequence, one region includes:
- the LOC113353981 gene encoding Werner syndrome ATP-dependent helicase homolog: MAGGSLVQKVQNGSSVQKIQNGLSGLSIADPKKWSDQMSSNSSTNGSNSQNGGDTVPLSSIKVVDKTKSTHHEYTVYFHKDKIQTTVTHTASVVDRWIASIYSDFPTKLNNLVVGLDIEWRRIRDNSTRNPVAVLQLCTLKRCLIFQILCCDHIPDSLADFLGNEKFTFVGAGVDGDAHKLWTDHGLNVARTEELGSLAAFKLTTTVKEYRESWLYKDGLRNLSNAVLGQDLRKRRDIQLSHWDNGFLTDNQVEYACLDAYVSFKIGVNLIGRSNPVHTDDRRGERRFYKDFNGPKKDVEEETKQVSDKKQANGSSKTNGTKSNKRV; this comes from the coding sequence aTGGCAGGAGGATCATTGGTTCAGAAAGTTCAGAATGGCTCATCAGTTCAGAAGATTCAGAATGGCTTGTCTGGTCTTTCTATCGCTGATCCCAAGAAGTGGAGTGATCAGATGAGCAGCAACAGTAGTACTAATGGCAGCAACAGCCAGAACGGTGGTGATACTGTACCATTATCATCTATCAAAGTTGTTGATAAGACTAAATCTACACATCATGAATACACCGTGTATTTTCACAAAGATAAAATCCAAACAACTGTTACTCATACAGCTTCTGTGGTAGATCGATGGATTGCGAGTATCTACAGTGATTTCCCGACTAAGTTGAATAATCTTGTTGTGGGTCTTGATATCGAATGGAGACGAATAAGAGATAATAGCACCAGAAACCCGGTTGCTGTTTTGCAATTGTGTACGTTAAAGCGCTGTCTCATATTTCAGATCTTGTGTTGCGATCACATTCCCGATTCACTTGCTGATTTTCTTGGTAATGAGAAGTTTACCTTTGTTGGAGCTGGAGTCGATGGCGATGCGCACAAGCTTTGGACTGATCATGGTTTGAATGTTGCAAGAACCGAAGAACTTGGCAGTTTGGCTGCTTTTAAACTCACCACTACTGTCAAAGAGTATAGAGAAAGTTGGCTATACAAAGATGGGCTGAGGAATTTGTCAAACGCTGTTCTCGGCCAAGATTTGCGGAAGAGAAGAGATATCCAGTTGAGCCACTGGGATAATGGTTTCTTAACTGATAATCAGGTTGAATATGCTTGTTTGGATGCTTATGTTTCGTTTAAAATAGGCGTCAATTTGATAGGTCGTTCTAATCCAGTACATACGGATGATCGACGCGGTGAAAGGAGGTTTTATAAGGATTTTAACGGTCCCAAAaaggatgtggaagaagaaactAAGCAGGTTTCTGACAAGAAGCAGGCTAATGGGTCGTCCAAGACTAATGGAACCAAAAGTAATAAACGTGTTTAG
- the LOC113353982 gene encoding uncharacterized protein LOC113353982, which yields MRLVESLGLEMDWYPHPDQIDNVKNGVTICVGVCRLPFSFGKYYSDTIICEVDDIVVGDIVLGRPWLSDVGAVRRGWENSYEFRWGRTKVILTPFPRPGVIKEHLQDVVEDDLTTDGACHKNVIVTSLISSEMTSSEVQSHLCPCKDPCSNFCTPTFWGYCMTVLGKFLGSSYIVRMVANITSRLVGTCM from the coding sequence ATGAGATTGGTGGAATCACTTGGTCTCGAAATGGATTGGTACCCTCATCCAGATCAGATTGACAATGTCAAGAATGGAGTAACTATTTGTGTTGGAGTTTGCAGGCTACCATTTTCCTTCGGAAAATATTATTCTGACACTATTATTTGCGAAGTAGATGACATAGTTGTTGGTGATATCGTCTTGGGAAGGCCGTGGTTATCCGATGTTGGTGCAGTTCGTAGAGGCTGGGAGAACTCGTACGAATTTAGATGGGGAAGGACAAAGGTAATATTAACTCCATTTCCTAGACCTGGAGTTATCAAGGAGCATTTGCAAGATGTAGTTGAAGATGACCTTACTACTGATGGTGCTTGTCACAAGAACGTAATTGTTACTTCCTTGATTTCAAGTGAGATGACCAGTTCCGAAGTACAGTCTCACCTCTGCCCATGTAAAGATCCTTGTAGTAACTTCTGTACACCAACCTTTTGGGGATATTGCATGACCGTGCTTGGAAAGTTTCTTGGGAGTTCTTACATTGTAAGGATGGTAGCAAACATCACTTCCCGACTAGTTGGTACGTGCATGTAA